A genomic segment from Nonomuraea helvata encodes:
- a CDS encoding DUF2461 domain-containing protein produces MGFSGFPDEAFLFYEGLEADNSKTYFTRHKHLYEEAVREPMLALTEELAPEFGSAQLFRPYRDVRFSKDKSPYKTHQGAFVDLQPGIGYYVEVSAAGLFTAGGFYTQAADQVARYRAAVDEDLSGKPLESLTSALVAQGYALYGERLKTKPRGFSEDHPRIELLRHKSLYAGMSFEPEPWVSTAEVLTRVKDTWRAYGPLVDWLCTHVRGSELPRR; encoded by the coding sequence ATGGGTTTCAGCGGCTTCCCGGACGAGGCGTTCCTGTTCTACGAGGGGCTCGAGGCGGACAACTCGAAGACCTACTTCACACGGCACAAGCACCTCTATGAGGAGGCGGTGCGGGAGCCGATGCTGGCGCTCACGGAGGAGCTGGCCCCGGAGTTCGGGTCCGCGCAGCTCTTCCGGCCCTATCGGGATGTGCGCTTCTCCAAGGACAAGTCGCCGTACAAGACCCACCAGGGTGCCTTCGTGGACCTTCAGCCGGGGATCGGATACTACGTCGAGGTGAGCGCGGCGGGGCTGTTCACGGCGGGCGGCTTCTACACGCAGGCGGCCGACCAGGTGGCCCGCTACCGGGCGGCCGTGGACGAGGACCTGTCGGGCAAGCCGCTGGAGTCCCTCACGTCGGCGCTCGTGGCCCAGGGGTACGCGCTGTACGGGGAGCGGCTCAAGACCAAGCCGCGGGGCTTCTCGGAGGACCATCCGCGCATCGAGCTGCTGCGGCACAAGTCGCTCTATGCGGGGATGAGCTTCGAGCCGGAGCCGTGGGTGTCCACGGCGGAGGTGCTCACGCGCGTGAAGGACACGTGGCGCGCGTACGGCCCGCTGGTCGACTGGCTCTGCACCCACGTACGCGGCAGCGAACTCCCACGCCGCTGA